One genomic region from Mangifera indica cultivar Alphonso chromosome 17, CATAS_Mindica_2.1, whole genome shotgun sequence encodes:
- the LOC123200467 gene encoding PX domain-containing protein EREL1-like isoform X3 has protein sequence MTLQYLSIPRFYRVQVGLQSPDGITSTQAVLRRFNHFLKLFNDLRKAFPEKNLPPAPPKALLRMKSRSLLEERRCSLEEWMTKLLSDIDLSRSVSVASFLELEAAARSSFQDVNHNSSEANPSGYSTVPSLQMPTHSSSTLTASSSVTSDYGSDTAYDTSEVGTPRPGRDDGSENGVEDLTLDEDFISPIEKLVKYGVYNIDEGLFMGQTILQHLEGFSRHKAHARQPFNNVIGKNTHNGNASKASFLDGNELDLYSEPEPAKLIGHTRKQSAESVRSDTSSLRGSEMSNSGAPNSSVDGSLDHHGCAEVSSTMEFGKTNLQFSGDRQLVIPLNQHHKLNRALSTMERRLVAAKTDMEDLIVRLNQEIAVKEYLMTKVKDLEVELETSKQKSKENLQQAILSEKERFTQMQWDMEELQQKALEMEWKLKSGQDKKSDTETTKESTSQEKDAVLQELDSTKQQLEILSKQYVELEAKSKADIKVLVKEVKSLRSSHKELKQEFSQLLNDKSETKEHLQQEREMSDRVKTARKKLLQRCRILHSRFQECNTNLLSEIKDNFILESSLLADALELLTTSDDQIALLHAEAQQLAEDEEVADHDANDDKETEELRKMIKDILTENAKLRKQVNSVIRCALMSRINGEAA, from the exons ATGACCCTCCAATATTTGTCTATACCAAGG TTTTACAGAGTTCAGGTTGGTTTACAATCACCAGATGGCATCACAAGCACACAAGCAGTTTTAAGAAGATTTAATCATTTTCTGAAGTTGTTTAATGat CTTAGAAAGGCATTTCCCGAGAAAAATCTCCCCCCAGCTCCACCTAAGGCACTGCTGCGTATGAAAAGCAGGTCACTTTTGGAAGAG AGAAGGTGCTCTTTGGAGGAGTGGATGACGAAGCTGCTGTCAGACATTGATTTATCACGAAGTGTTTCTGTGGCCTCCTTTCTTGAACTAGAAGCCGCTGCTAGGTCCT CGTTTCAAGATGTAAACCACAACTCATCAGAAGCCAATCCTTCTGGTTATAGCACTGTACCTTCGCTTCAGATGCCTACCCATTCAAGTTCAACTCTTACTGCTAGCTCGTCAGTCACTTCAGATTATGGTAGTGATACTGCTTATGACACATCTGAGGTTGGAACTCCAAGGCCAGGAAGGGATGATGGTTCAGAAAATGGTGTTGAGGATCTAACATTGGATGAAGATTTTATCAGTCCCATTGAAAAGCTTGTGAAGTATGGTGTTTATAACATTGACGAGGGATTGTTCATGGGACAGACTATTCTACAGCACCTTGAAGGTTTTTCTAGGCATAAAGCACATGCTCGACAACCTTTCAATAATGTCATAGGGAAGAATACACATAATGGGAATGCTTCTAAAGCTTCATTTCTTGATGGTAATGAACTGGACCTTTACTCTGAACCAGAGCCTGCTAAGTTAATTGGTCACACACGAAAGCAATCAGCTGAAAGTGTTAGAAGTGACACAAGTTCTTTAAGAGGTAGTGAAATGTCAAACTCTGGTGCTCCGAATTCATCTGTTGATGGATCTCTTGACCATCATGGATGTGCTGAGGTTTCAAGCACAATGGAATTTGGCAAAACAAATCTGCAGTTTTCAGGGGATAGACAACTAGTTATTCCGTTAAATCAGCACCATAAATTGAATAGGGCTCTTTCGACAATGGAGCGGAGACTAGTAGCTGCTAAAACAGATATGGAGGATCTTATAGTCAGATTAAATCAAGAAATAGCCGTAAAAGAATACCTTATGACAAAG GTTAAGGATTTGGAAGTGGAACTTGAAACTTCTAAAcagaaaagtaaagaaaaccTGCAGCAAGCTATTCTAAGTGAGAAGGAAAGGTTTACACAAATGCAGTGGGACATGGAGGAGCTTCAGCAGAAAGCTTTGGAGATGGAGTGGAAGTTGAAGTCAGGACAG GATAAAAAATCAGATACAGAGACAACAAAAGAATCCACGAGCCAGGAGAAAGATGCAGTGTTGCAGGAGTTGGATTCTACTAAACAGCAACTTGAGATTTTGTCAAAGCAATACGTAGAGCTGGAAGCAAAGTCAAAAGCAGATATTAAAGTTCTTGTTAAAGAGGTTAAATCTCTCAGAAGTTCGCATAAAGAACTAAAGCAAGAGTTTAGTCAGTTGCTGAATGACAAATCTGAGACTAAG GAACACCTTCAACAGGAAAGAGAAATGAGTGACAGAGTGAAAACTGCTAGAAAAAAGCTGCTACAAAGATGCAGGATTCTTCATAGCCGGTTTCAGGAATGCAATACTAATCTACTTAgtgaaattaaagataattttatcttagaaTCTTCTTTGCTAGCAGATGCTTTAGAGTTGTTGACTACATCTGATGACCAGATTGCCCTCTTACATGCAGAG GCACAACAATTAGCAGAGGATGAAGAAGTTGCTGATCACGATGCCAATGATGATAAAGAAACAGAAGAGTTGAGGAAGATGATAAAAGATATATTGACTGAGAATGCTAAGCTGAGAAAACAGGTGAATTCGGTTATTCGTTGTGCCCTCATGTCTAGAATCAATGGTGAGGCTGCCTAA
- the LOC123200467 gene encoding PX domain-containing protein EREL1-like isoform X1, with protein sequence MHRRRSPPKHRHDGTSQLPLGMDWSPPPRNWHGQDTVWPHDHCTGWSYCITIPSWVVLPKSRDSAPVVFYRVQVGLQSPDGITSTQAVLRRFNHFLKLFNDLRKAFPEKNLPPAPPKALLRMKSRSLLEERRCSLEEWMTKLLSDIDLSRSVSVASFLELEAAARSSFQDVNHNSSEANPSGYSTVPSLQMPTHSSSTLTASSSVTSDYGSDTAYDTSEVGTPRPGRDDGSENGVEDLTLDEDFISPIEKLVKYGVYNIDEGLFMGQTILQHLEGFSRHKAHARQPFNNVIGKNTHNGNASKASFLDGNELDLYSEPEPAKLIGHTRKQSAESVRSDTSSLRGSEMSNSGAPNSSVDGSLDHHGCAEVSSTMEFGKTNLQFSGDRQLVIPLNQHHKLNRALSTMERRLVAAKTDMEDLIVRLNQEIAVKEYLMTKVKDLEVELETSKQKSKENLQQAILSEKERFTQMQWDMEELQQKALEMEWKLKSGQDKKSDTETTKESTSQEKDAVLQELDSTKQQLEILSKQYVELEAKSKADIKVLVKEVKSLRSSHKELKQEFSQLLNDKSETKEHLQQEREMSDRVKTARKKLLQRCRILHSRFQECNTNLLSEIKDNFILESSLLADALELLTTSDDQIALLHAEAQQLAEDEEVADHDANDDKETEELRKMIKDILTENAKLRKQVNSVIRCALMSRINGEAA encoded by the exons ATGCATAGGCGACGGAGTCCACCAAAGCACAGACACGATGGCACTTCGCAGCTGCCTTTGGGGATGGATTGGAGCCCTCCGCCTCGAAATTGG cATGGCCAAGACACTGTTTGGCCACATGATCATTGCACTGGATGGAGTTACTGTATCACAATACCTTCGTGGGTTGTCTTACCAAAATCAAGAGATTCAGCTCCTGTAGTG TTTTACAGAGTTCAGGTTGGTTTACAATCACCAGATGGCATCACAAGCACACAAGCAGTTTTAAGAAGATTTAATCATTTTCTGAAGTTGTTTAATGat CTTAGAAAGGCATTTCCCGAGAAAAATCTCCCCCCAGCTCCACCTAAGGCACTGCTGCGTATGAAAAGCAGGTCACTTTTGGAAGAG AGAAGGTGCTCTTTGGAGGAGTGGATGACGAAGCTGCTGTCAGACATTGATTTATCACGAAGTGTTTCTGTGGCCTCCTTTCTTGAACTAGAAGCCGCTGCTAGGTCCT CGTTTCAAGATGTAAACCACAACTCATCAGAAGCCAATCCTTCTGGTTATAGCACTGTACCTTCGCTTCAGATGCCTACCCATTCAAGTTCAACTCTTACTGCTAGCTCGTCAGTCACTTCAGATTATGGTAGTGATACTGCTTATGACACATCTGAGGTTGGAACTCCAAGGCCAGGAAGGGATGATGGTTCAGAAAATGGTGTTGAGGATCTAACATTGGATGAAGATTTTATCAGTCCCATTGAAAAGCTTGTGAAGTATGGTGTTTATAACATTGACGAGGGATTGTTCATGGGACAGACTATTCTACAGCACCTTGAAGGTTTTTCTAGGCATAAAGCACATGCTCGACAACCTTTCAATAATGTCATAGGGAAGAATACACATAATGGGAATGCTTCTAAAGCTTCATTTCTTGATGGTAATGAACTGGACCTTTACTCTGAACCAGAGCCTGCTAAGTTAATTGGTCACACACGAAAGCAATCAGCTGAAAGTGTTAGAAGTGACACAAGTTCTTTAAGAGGTAGTGAAATGTCAAACTCTGGTGCTCCGAATTCATCTGTTGATGGATCTCTTGACCATCATGGATGTGCTGAGGTTTCAAGCACAATGGAATTTGGCAAAACAAATCTGCAGTTTTCAGGGGATAGACAACTAGTTATTCCGTTAAATCAGCACCATAAATTGAATAGGGCTCTTTCGACAATGGAGCGGAGACTAGTAGCTGCTAAAACAGATATGGAGGATCTTATAGTCAGATTAAATCAAGAAATAGCCGTAAAAGAATACCTTATGACAAAG GTTAAGGATTTGGAAGTGGAACTTGAAACTTCTAAAcagaaaagtaaagaaaaccTGCAGCAAGCTATTCTAAGTGAGAAGGAAAGGTTTACACAAATGCAGTGGGACATGGAGGAGCTTCAGCAGAAAGCTTTGGAGATGGAGTGGAAGTTGAAGTCAGGACAG GATAAAAAATCAGATACAGAGACAACAAAAGAATCCACGAGCCAGGAGAAAGATGCAGTGTTGCAGGAGTTGGATTCTACTAAACAGCAACTTGAGATTTTGTCAAAGCAATACGTAGAGCTGGAAGCAAAGTCAAAAGCAGATATTAAAGTTCTTGTTAAAGAGGTTAAATCTCTCAGAAGTTCGCATAAAGAACTAAAGCAAGAGTTTAGTCAGTTGCTGAATGACAAATCTGAGACTAAG GAACACCTTCAACAGGAAAGAGAAATGAGTGACAGAGTGAAAACTGCTAGAAAAAAGCTGCTACAAAGATGCAGGATTCTTCATAGCCGGTTTCAGGAATGCAATACTAATCTACTTAgtgaaattaaagataattttatcttagaaTCTTCTTTGCTAGCAGATGCTTTAGAGTTGTTGACTACATCTGATGACCAGATTGCCCTCTTACATGCAGAG GCACAACAATTAGCAGAGGATGAAGAAGTTGCTGATCACGATGCCAATGATGATAAAGAAACAGAAGAGTTGAGGAAGATGATAAAAGATATATTGACTGAGAATGCTAAGCTGAGAAAACAGGTGAATTCGGTTATTCGTTGTGCCCTCATGTCTAGAATCAATGGTGAGGCTGCCTAA
- the LOC123200467 gene encoding PX domain-containing protein EREL1-like isoform X5: MMHGKLLGTIAVSSVSNTAMYSLVLLQRRCSLEEWMTKLLSDIDLSRSVSVASFLELEAAARSSFQDVNHNSSEANPSGYSTVPSLQMPTHSSSTLTASSSVTSDYGSDTAYDTSEVGTPRPGRDDGSENGVEDLTLDEDFISPIEKLVKYGVYNIDEGLFMGQTILQHLEGFSRHKAHARQPFNNVIGKNTHNGNASKASFLDGNELDLYSEPEPAKLIGHTRKQSAESVRSDTSSLRGSEMSNSGAPNSSVDGSLDHHGCAEVSSTMEFGKTNLQFSGDRQLVIPLNQHHKLNRALSTMERRLVAAKTDMEDLIVRLNQEIAVKEYLMTKVKDLEVELETSKQKSKENLQQAILSEKERFTQMQWDMEELQQKALEMEWKLKSGQDKKSDTETTKESTSQEKDAVLQELDSTKQQLEILSKQYVELEAKSKADIKVLVKEVKSLRSSHKELKQEFSQLLNDKSETKEHLQQEREMSDRVKTARKKLLQRCRILHSRFQECNTNLLSEIKDNFILESSLLADALELLTTSDDQIALLHAEAQQLAEDEEVADHDANDDKETEELRKMIKDILTENAKLRKQVNSVIRCALMSRINGEAA, encoded by the exons ATGATGCATGGGAAACTTCTGGGAACAATAGCTGTATCATCTGTGTCTAACACTGCAATGTACA GCTTAGTTTTGTTGCAGAGAAGGTGCTCTTTGGAGGAGTGGATGACGAAGCTGCTGTCAGACATTGATTTATCACGAAGTGTTTCTGTGGCCTCCTTTCTTGAACTAGAAGCCGCTGCTAGGTCCT CGTTTCAAGATGTAAACCACAACTCATCAGAAGCCAATCCTTCTGGTTATAGCACTGTACCTTCGCTTCAGATGCCTACCCATTCAAGTTCAACTCTTACTGCTAGCTCGTCAGTCACTTCAGATTATGGTAGTGATACTGCTTATGACACATCTGAGGTTGGAACTCCAAGGCCAGGAAGGGATGATGGTTCAGAAAATGGTGTTGAGGATCTAACATTGGATGAAGATTTTATCAGTCCCATTGAAAAGCTTGTGAAGTATGGTGTTTATAACATTGACGAGGGATTGTTCATGGGACAGACTATTCTACAGCACCTTGAAGGTTTTTCTAGGCATAAAGCACATGCTCGACAACCTTTCAATAATGTCATAGGGAAGAATACACATAATGGGAATGCTTCTAAAGCTTCATTTCTTGATGGTAATGAACTGGACCTTTACTCTGAACCAGAGCCTGCTAAGTTAATTGGTCACACACGAAAGCAATCAGCTGAAAGTGTTAGAAGTGACACAAGTTCTTTAAGAGGTAGTGAAATGTCAAACTCTGGTGCTCCGAATTCATCTGTTGATGGATCTCTTGACCATCATGGATGTGCTGAGGTTTCAAGCACAATGGAATTTGGCAAAACAAATCTGCAGTTTTCAGGGGATAGACAACTAGTTATTCCGTTAAATCAGCACCATAAATTGAATAGGGCTCTTTCGACAATGGAGCGGAGACTAGTAGCTGCTAAAACAGATATGGAGGATCTTATAGTCAGATTAAATCAAGAAATAGCCGTAAAAGAATACCTTATGACAAAG GTTAAGGATTTGGAAGTGGAACTTGAAACTTCTAAAcagaaaagtaaagaaaaccTGCAGCAAGCTATTCTAAGTGAGAAGGAAAGGTTTACACAAATGCAGTGGGACATGGAGGAGCTTCAGCAGAAAGCTTTGGAGATGGAGTGGAAGTTGAAGTCAGGACAG GATAAAAAATCAGATACAGAGACAACAAAAGAATCCACGAGCCAGGAGAAAGATGCAGTGTTGCAGGAGTTGGATTCTACTAAACAGCAACTTGAGATTTTGTCAAAGCAATACGTAGAGCTGGAAGCAAAGTCAAAAGCAGATATTAAAGTTCTTGTTAAAGAGGTTAAATCTCTCAGAAGTTCGCATAAAGAACTAAAGCAAGAGTTTAGTCAGTTGCTGAATGACAAATCTGAGACTAAG GAACACCTTCAACAGGAAAGAGAAATGAGTGACAGAGTGAAAACTGCTAGAAAAAAGCTGCTACAAAGATGCAGGATTCTTCATAGCCGGTTTCAGGAATGCAATACTAATCTACTTAgtgaaattaaagataattttatcttagaaTCTTCTTTGCTAGCAGATGCTTTAGAGTTGTTGACTACATCTGATGACCAGATTGCCCTCTTACATGCAGAG GCACAACAATTAGCAGAGGATGAAGAAGTTGCTGATCACGATGCCAATGATGATAAAGAAACAGAAGAGTTGAGGAAGATGATAAAAGATATATTGACTGAGAATGCTAAGCTGAGAAAACAGGTGAATTCGGTTATTCGTTGTGCCCTCATGTCTAGAATCAATGGTGAGGCTGCCTAA
- the LOC123200467 gene encoding PX domain-containing protein EREL1-like isoform X4, translating into MHRRRSPPKHRHDGTSQLPLGMDWSPPPRNWHGQDTVWPHDHCTGWSYCITIPSWVVLPKSRDSAPVVFYRVQVGLQSPDGITSTQAVLRRFNHFLKLFNDLRKAFPEKNLPPAPPKALLRMKSRSLLEERRCSLEEWMTKLLSDIDLSRSVSVASFLELEAAARSSFQDVNHNSSEANPSGYSTVPSLQMPTHSSSTLTASSSVTSDYGSDTAYDTSEVGTPRPGRDDGSENGVEDLTLDEDFISPIEKLVKYGVYNIDEGLFMGQTILQHLEGFSRHKAHARQPFNNVIGKNTHNGNASKASFLDGNELDLYSEPEPAKLIGHTRKQSAESVRSDTSSLRGSEMSNSGAPNSSVDGSLDHHGCAEVSSTMEFGKTNLQFSGDRQLVIPLNQHHKLNRALSTMERRLVAAKTDMEDLIVRLNQEIAVKEYLMTKVKDLEVELETSKQKSKENLQQAILSEKERFTQMQWDMEELQQKALEMEWKLKSGQDKKSDTETTKESTSQEKDAVLQELDSTKQQLEILSKQYVELEAKSKADIKVLVKEVKSLRSSHKELKQEFSQLLNDKSETKAQQLAEDEEVADHDANDDKETEELRKMIKDILTENAKLRKQVNSVIRCALMSRINGEAA; encoded by the exons ATGCATAGGCGACGGAGTCCACCAAAGCACAGACACGATGGCACTTCGCAGCTGCCTTTGGGGATGGATTGGAGCCCTCCGCCTCGAAATTGG cATGGCCAAGACACTGTTTGGCCACATGATCATTGCACTGGATGGAGTTACTGTATCACAATACCTTCGTGGGTTGTCTTACCAAAATCAAGAGATTCAGCTCCTGTAGTG TTTTACAGAGTTCAGGTTGGTTTACAATCACCAGATGGCATCACAAGCACACAAGCAGTTTTAAGAAGATTTAATCATTTTCTGAAGTTGTTTAATGat CTTAGAAAGGCATTTCCCGAGAAAAATCTCCCCCCAGCTCCACCTAAGGCACTGCTGCGTATGAAAAGCAGGTCACTTTTGGAAGAG AGAAGGTGCTCTTTGGAGGAGTGGATGACGAAGCTGCTGTCAGACATTGATTTATCACGAAGTGTTTCTGTGGCCTCCTTTCTTGAACTAGAAGCCGCTGCTAGGTCCT CGTTTCAAGATGTAAACCACAACTCATCAGAAGCCAATCCTTCTGGTTATAGCACTGTACCTTCGCTTCAGATGCCTACCCATTCAAGTTCAACTCTTACTGCTAGCTCGTCAGTCACTTCAGATTATGGTAGTGATACTGCTTATGACACATCTGAGGTTGGAACTCCAAGGCCAGGAAGGGATGATGGTTCAGAAAATGGTGTTGAGGATCTAACATTGGATGAAGATTTTATCAGTCCCATTGAAAAGCTTGTGAAGTATGGTGTTTATAACATTGACGAGGGATTGTTCATGGGACAGACTATTCTACAGCACCTTGAAGGTTTTTCTAGGCATAAAGCACATGCTCGACAACCTTTCAATAATGTCATAGGGAAGAATACACATAATGGGAATGCTTCTAAAGCTTCATTTCTTGATGGTAATGAACTGGACCTTTACTCTGAACCAGAGCCTGCTAAGTTAATTGGTCACACACGAAAGCAATCAGCTGAAAGTGTTAGAAGTGACACAAGTTCTTTAAGAGGTAGTGAAATGTCAAACTCTGGTGCTCCGAATTCATCTGTTGATGGATCTCTTGACCATCATGGATGTGCTGAGGTTTCAAGCACAATGGAATTTGGCAAAACAAATCTGCAGTTTTCAGGGGATAGACAACTAGTTATTCCGTTAAATCAGCACCATAAATTGAATAGGGCTCTTTCGACAATGGAGCGGAGACTAGTAGCTGCTAAAACAGATATGGAGGATCTTATAGTCAGATTAAATCAAGAAATAGCCGTAAAAGAATACCTTATGACAAAG GTTAAGGATTTGGAAGTGGAACTTGAAACTTCTAAAcagaaaagtaaagaaaaccTGCAGCAAGCTATTCTAAGTGAGAAGGAAAGGTTTACACAAATGCAGTGGGACATGGAGGAGCTTCAGCAGAAAGCTTTGGAGATGGAGTGGAAGTTGAAGTCAGGACAG GATAAAAAATCAGATACAGAGACAACAAAAGAATCCACGAGCCAGGAGAAAGATGCAGTGTTGCAGGAGTTGGATTCTACTAAACAGCAACTTGAGATTTTGTCAAAGCAATACGTAGAGCTGGAAGCAAAGTCAAAAGCAGATATTAAAGTTCTTGTTAAAGAGGTTAAATCTCTCAGAAGTTCGCATAAAGAACTAAAGCAAGAGTTTAGTCAGTTGCTGAATGACAAATCTGAGACTAAG GCACAACAATTAGCAGAGGATGAAGAAGTTGCTGATCACGATGCCAATGATGATAAAGAAACAGAAGAGTTGAGGAAGATGATAAAAGATATATTGACTGAGAATGCTAAGCTGAGAAAACAGGTGAATTCGGTTATTCGTTGTGCCCTCATGTCTAGAATCAATGGTGAGGCTGCCTAA
- the LOC123200467 gene encoding PX domain-containing protein EREL1-like isoform X2, producing the protein MHRRRSPPKHRHDGTSQLPLGMDWSPPPRNWHGQDTVWPHDHCTGWSYCITIPSWVVLPKSRDSAPVVLRKAFPEKNLPPAPPKALLRMKSRSLLEERRCSLEEWMTKLLSDIDLSRSVSVASFLELEAAARSSFQDVNHNSSEANPSGYSTVPSLQMPTHSSSTLTASSSVTSDYGSDTAYDTSEVGTPRPGRDDGSENGVEDLTLDEDFISPIEKLVKYGVYNIDEGLFMGQTILQHLEGFSRHKAHARQPFNNVIGKNTHNGNASKASFLDGNELDLYSEPEPAKLIGHTRKQSAESVRSDTSSLRGSEMSNSGAPNSSVDGSLDHHGCAEVSSTMEFGKTNLQFSGDRQLVIPLNQHHKLNRALSTMERRLVAAKTDMEDLIVRLNQEIAVKEYLMTKVKDLEVELETSKQKSKENLQQAILSEKERFTQMQWDMEELQQKALEMEWKLKSGQDKKSDTETTKESTSQEKDAVLQELDSTKQQLEILSKQYVELEAKSKADIKVLVKEVKSLRSSHKELKQEFSQLLNDKSETKEHLQQEREMSDRVKTARKKLLQRCRILHSRFQECNTNLLSEIKDNFILESSLLADALELLTTSDDQIALLHAEAQQLAEDEEVADHDANDDKETEELRKMIKDILTENAKLRKQVNSVIRCALMSRINGEAA; encoded by the exons ATGCATAGGCGACGGAGTCCACCAAAGCACAGACACGATGGCACTTCGCAGCTGCCTTTGGGGATGGATTGGAGCCCTCCGCCTCGAAATTGG cATGGCCAAGACACTGTTTGGCCACATGATCATTGCACTGGATGGAGTTACTGTATCACAATACCTTCGTGGGTTGTCTTACCAAAATCAAGAGATTCAGCTCCTGTAGTG CTTAGAAAGGCATTTCCCGAGAAAAATCTCCCCCCAGCTCCACCTAAGGCACTGCTGCGTATGAAAAGCAGGTCACTTTTGGAAGAG AGAAGGTGCTCTTTGGAGGAGTGGATGACGAAGCTGCTGTCAGACATTGATTTATCACGAAGTGTTTCTGTGGCCTCCTTTCTTGAACTAGAAGCCGCTGCTAGGTCCT CGTTTCAAGATGTAAACCACAACTCATCAGAAGCCAATCCTTCTGGTTATAGCACTGTACCTTCGCTTCAGATGCCTACCCATTCAAGTTCAACTCTTACTGCTAGCTCGTCAGTCACTTCAGATTATGGTAGTGATACTGCTTATGACACATCTGAGGTTGGAACTCCAAGGCCAGGAAGGGATGATGGTTCAGAAAATGGTGTTGAGGATCTAACATTGGATGAAGATTTTATCAGTCCCATTGAAAAGCTTGTGAAGTATGGTGTTTATAACATTGACGAGGGATTGTTCATGGGACAGACTATTCTACAGCACCTTGAAGGTTTTTCTAGGCATAAAGCACATGCTCGACAACCTTTCAATAATGTCATAGGGAAGAATACACATAATGGGAATGCTTCTAAAGCTTCATTTCTTGATGGTAATGAACTGGACCTTTACTCTGAACCAGAGCCTGCTAAGTTAATTGGTCACACACGAAAGCAATCAGCTGAAAGTGTTAGAAGTGACACAAGTTCTTTAAGAGGTAGTGAAATGTCAAACTCTGGTGCTCCGAATTCATCTGTTGATGGATCTCTTGACCATCATGGATGTGCTGAGGTTTCAAGCACAATGGAATTTGGCAAAACAAATCTGCAGTTTTCAGGGGATAGACAACTAGTTATTCCGTTAAATCAGCACCATAAATTGAATAGGGCTCTTTCGACAATGGAGCGGAGACTAGTAGCTGCTAAAACAGATATGGAGGATCTTATAGTCAGATTAAATCAAGAAATAGCCGTAAAAGAATACCTTATGACAAAG GTTAAGGATTTGGAAGTGGAACTTGAAACTTCTAAAcagaaaagtaaagaaaaccTGCAGCAAGCTATTCTAAGTGAGAAGGAAAGGTTTACACAAATGCAGTGGGACATGGAGGAGCTTCAGCAGAAAGCTTTGGAGATGGAGTGGAAGTTGAAGTCAGGACAG GATAAAAAATCAGATACAGAGACAACAAAAGAATCCACGAGCCAGGAGAAAGATGCAGTGTTGCAGGAGTTGGATTCTACTAAACAGCAACTTGAGATTTTGTCAAAGCAATACGTAGAGCTGGAAGCAAAGTCAAAAGCAGATATTAAAGTTCTTGTTAAAGAGGTTAAATCTCTCAGAAGTTCGCATAAAGAACTAAAGCAAGAGTTTAGTCAGTTGCTGAATGACAAATCTGAGACTAAG GAACACCTTCAACAGGAAAGAGAAATGAGTGACAGAGTGAAAACTGCTAGAAAAAAGCTGCTACAAAGATGCAGGATTCTTCATAGCCGGTTTCAGGAATGCAATACTAATCTACTTAgtgaaattaaagataattttatcttagaaTCTTCTTTGCTAGCAGATGCTTTAGAGTTGTTGACTACATCTGATGACCAGATTGCCCTCTTACATGCAGAG GCACAACAATTAGCAGAGGATGAAGAAGTTGCTGATCACGATGCCAATGATGATAAAGAAACAGAAGAGTTGAGGAAGATGATAAAAGATATATTGACTGAGAATGCTAAGCTGAGAAAACAGGTGAATTCGGTTATTCGTTGTGCCCTCATGTCTAGAATCAATGGTGAGGCTGCCTAA